The Gemmatimonadaceae bacterium genome contains a region encoding:
- a CDS encoding amidohydrolase family protein: MSSTTPRMRPFQRLVAVLLLPIAALIATTASAQSMPAAPDVVLRAARVLDGTGRVLVNQDVVVSGGRITALRPATGALPANGIDLRGRTLLPGLIDTHVHLGWYLTAKHRLHQDRDGDSPAVGALNHAGNAWATLRAGFTTVQSIGEADNADLREAINRGIIPGPRVLTSLGSLSERSAGGSPDSLRSVVRRFKAQGADVIKIFASKSIRDGGEATMTDAQLEAACGEAKTVGLRSVVHAHSAEAVQRAARAGCTQVEHGVFADDATRTLLVERGTFFDPQCGLVFHNYLDNKAWFEGIGNYNAAGFASMEKALPLAEAGIGLASRTKRLKLVFGTDAVAGAHGRNAEELVCRVRRGGQPAMEALVSATSLAAESLGLEQEIGRIAIGYSADMIATDGDPSREIEATQRVRFVMRNGRIYRNDLTSARGTPRQTP; the protein is encoded by the coding sequence ATGTCCTCAACCACCCCGCGCATGCGCCCGTTCCAACGGCTTGTCGCTGTCCTCCTCCTGCCGATAGCGGCGCTGATCGCCACCACCGCGTCGGCCCAATCAATGCCCGCCGCCCCGGACGTGGTGTTGCGGGCGGCGCGCGTGCTGGACGGCACCGGTCGTGTGCTCGTCAATCAGGATGTAGTCGTGTCCGGCGGACGCATTACCGCGCTTCGGCCAGCCACCGGCGCGTTACCGGCCAACGGCATTGATTTGCGCGGGCGGACGCTGCTGCCGGGGCTCATTGACACCCACGTGCATCTCGGGTGGTACCTCACCGCGAAACATCGACTGCATCAGGACCGCGATGGCGACTCCCCGGCCGTCGGTGCGCTCAATCACGCGGGCAATGCCTGGGCCACGCTCCGCGCCGGATTCACGACGGTACAGAGCATCGGCGAAGCCGACAACGCCGATCTGCGCGAGGCGATCAACCGTGGCATCATTCCCGGTCCCCGCGTGCTCACGTCGTTGGGTTCGCTCAGCGAGCGCAGTGCCGGTGGATCGCCCGACTCGTTGCGGTCAGTCGTGCGGCGATTCAAGGCGCAGGGCGCCGATGTCATCAAGATCTTCGCCTCGAAGTCCATTCGGGACGGTGGCGAAGCCACCATGACCGACGCCCAACTTGAGGCGGCCTGCGGCGAGGCGAAAACCGTAGGTCTTCGTTCCGTGGTGCACGCCCACTCAGCAGAAGCGGTGCAGCGCGCGGCACGCGCCGGGTGCACGCAGGTGGAACACGGAGTATTTGCCGACGATGCCACGCGTACGCTGCTCGTGGAGCGAGGGACGTTCTTCGATCCGCAGTGCGGACTGGTGTTCCACAACTACCTCGACAACAAGGCGTGGTTTGAGGGCATCGGCAACTACAATGCTGCCGGTTTTGCGTCCATGGAAAAGGCGTTGCCCTTGGCGGAAGCGGGCATCGGCCTGGCCAGTCGCACCAAACGACTCAAGTTGGTCTTCGGGACCGACGCGGTGGCCGGCGCCCACGGACGTAACGCCGAGGAACTGGTGTGTCGCGTGCGACGTGGCGGACAGCCGGCCATGGAGGCGTTGGTAAGTGCGACGTCGTTGGCTGCCGAATCGCTCGGCCTTGAACAGGAAATCGGTCGCATCGCCATCGGCTACTCCGCAGACATGATTGCCACGGATGGAGATCCGTCACGGGAGATCGAGGCGACTCAGCGTGTGCGTTTCGTGATGCGGAACGGGCGCATCTATCGCAACGACCTCACGTCCGCTCGGGGCACGCCAAGACAGACGCCTTGA
- a CDS encoding OsmC family protein: protein MQRTAQAVWKGSGLEGSGTLTTLSGALKDQPYSFKLRFQDEHGTDGTNPEELIAAAHAGCFSMALSFGLTNAGHAPTQLHTKAVLTLEKQPIGFTIVGIVLKVTGTVPGITAEQFAELAAAAKAGCPVSRALNVPITLEATLAA from the coding sequence ATGCAGCGGACAGCTCAGGCAGTTTGGAAAGGCAGTGGCTTGGAAGGCAGTGGCACACTTACCACGCTGAGCGGCGCGCTCAAGGACCAGCCGTATTCATTCAAACTGCGCTTCCAGGATGAACACGGTACCGACGGGACGAATCCCGAGGAGTTGATCGCGGCGGCGCACGCCGGCTGCTTCTCCATGGCGTTGTCCTTCGGTTTGACGAATGCCGGCCATGCGCCGACGCAACTGCACACGAAGGCCGTACTCACGCTGGAAAAGCAGCCGATCGGATTCACCATTGTCGGGATCGTCCTCAAGGTGACCGGCACCGTGCCCGGCATCACCGCCGAGCAATTTGCCGAGCTGGCGGCTGCGGCGAAGGCCGGCTGCCCCGTGTCGCGCGCGTTGAACGTGCCGATCACACTTGAGGCGACGCTGGCGGCGTAG
- a CDS encoding helix-turn-helix transcriptional regulator: MSNARLTPELLTLVADRFKALGDCGRLQLLQALRPGARTVSELVQDTGMGQANVSRHLALLHTSGFVSRERDGLYVRYELADKDVLKLCDLICGRLEAENNARRKVVTGR; encoded by the coding sequence ATGTCGAACGCACGCCTGACACCCGAACTGCTCACGCTCGTCGCCGACCGTTTCAAGGCGCTTGGTGATTGCGGGCGACTGCAATTGCTGCAAGCGTTGCGTCCCGGCGCGCGGACGGTCAGTGAACTCGTGCAGGACACCGGCATGGGACAGGCCAATGTGTCCCGGCATCTGGCGCTGTTGCACACCAGCGGGTTTGTCTCTCGCGAGCGCGACGGCCTGTATGTGCGCTATGAACTGGCCGACAAGGACGTGCTGAAGTTGTGCGATCTGATTTGCGGGCGCCTCGAGGCGGAAAACAATGCCCGCCGCAAGGTGGTCACCGGGCGCTGA
- the trxA gene encoding thioredoxin produces MTKPTIARTAIVPCADCAKLNRVDLDRLEAKASCGVCHAPLVLDAPLTLTDATFDKVIASASVPVLIDFYADWCGPCRAMAPVFAEFARRQSGRVLVAKVDTDRNPAVAGRFAIRSIPTLALMRDGQEVARQVGAASLAALEQLVQRAG; encoded by the coding sequence ATGACCAAACCGACCATTGCGCGCACGGCCATCGTGCCGTGCGCGGACTGCGCGAAACTTAATCGCGTGGACCTTGATCGCCTTGAGGCGAAGGCCTCCTGTGGCGTGTGTCACGCGCCACTGGTGCTCGATGCGCCGCTGACCCTGACGGACGCCACGTTCGACAAGGTCATCGCAAGCGCCAGCGTGCCGGTGCTGATCGACTTCTACGCCGACTGGTGCGGCCCGTGCCGTGCCATGGCACCGGTGTTTGCGGAATTTGCGCGCCGACAGTCAGGGCGCGTGCTCGTAGCCAAGGTCGATACCGATCGGAACCCCGCAGTGGCCGGGCGATTTGCCATACGCAGCATTCCCACGCTGGCGCTCATGCGTGACGGTCAGGAAGTGGCACGCCAAGTGGGGGCGGCGTCATTGGCCGCTTTGGAACAATTGGTGCAGCGCGCGGGCTGA
- a CDS encoding DUF2892 domain-containing protein, with the protein MCNDKIIRRFAGVFILVSVALGWTVHPNWYLFTAFVGLNLLQSSFTSFCPLERILGRTGWFGCAPSGRTQ; encoded by the coding sequence ATGTGTAACGACAAGATCATTCGCCGCTTCGCCGGGGTATTTATCCTCGTATCGGTGGCCCTGGGCTGGACGGTCCATCCAAACTGGTACCTGTTCACTGCGTTTGTTGGTCTCAATCTCCTGCAGTCAAGCTTCACGTCTTTCTGTCCGCTGGAGCGAATCCTCGGCCGAACCGGATGGTTCGGATGCGCGCCCAGCGGGCGTACACAATAA
- a CDS encoding efflux RND transporter permease subunit yields the protein MSQSIGISGRVAQAFLNSKLTPLIVVASLAVGGLGIMATPREEEPQISVPMIDVIATMPGASPQEAENLLARPMEQRMLELPGVDHVYSMSGEGYAMVTVRFKVGEDQERSVTRVRAKLAGAMDKAPPGVLPPTIKAHSIDDVPVLALTLHAKTLDANALRQMALHLEDEIRSVPEVSETSVTGGAPKQIRVVLDPARLAAGGVTPGEVAMALRGANARLAAGELAMHDSVMLIAVGAPLTNAREVGSVVVSVRGGVPVYLRSVADVLEDFGETTSYVTHREGGGAAEAAVTIAVAKRKGANATDVTRAALERVDQAKGRLLPSTVSLSVTRDYGETAGEKAQELILHLIIATLSVTVLIWIFLGWREALVVLVAVPVTLALTLFAYYALGYTLNRITLFALIFSIGILVDDAIVVVENIYRHMQMGDRSPEVAAVEAVDEVGNPTILATFAVIAAILPMAFVSGMMGPYMRPIPIGASVAMLASLAVAFIVTPYLAYRLLRGHVSNTHTNVTHPPEEGSRIDRVYRRIMEPLMQRRGRRLAFYGSVVVMLVASMGLMLFKVVQVKMLPFDNKSEFQVVLDLPEGTTLETSNLAASEIAAYLSTVPEVVSTQVYAGTSAPFNFNGLVRHYFMRSGANVADVQVNLLPKGERDRQSHTIAVAVRPSIDSIARRYNASAKVAEIPPGPPVLSTLVAEVYAANDSARLAAAMAVKTVFEHTPGVVDVDWTVEAPQVKRTFRVDRVRAAESGASVEQITQTLYLALSGAPAGVAASSTAKEAITIVPRLPLDRRSSVEALLAMPIATMQGPQPLARFVTVVDGVRDGTRIRKDLRPSIYVTGDVAREIESPVYAILEMNRQLDAIRVNGVAIARYNAVPPATLSETAIKWDGEWQVTIEVFRDLGLAFAIVLVLIYVLVVGWFQSFSIPLVIMAPIPLTLVGILPGHAISGAFFTATSMIGMIALAGIIVRNSILLVDFIQLEESRGRALADAVLEAGAVRFRPIALTAAAVVVGGLVMVLDPIFQGLAVALISGAIVATALTMVVVPLLYWELRRRSAPVAPSHLAPLHHV from the coding sequence ATGTCGCAATCAATTGGCATTTCGGGTCGGGTCGCGCAGGCGTTCCTGAACTCGAAACTCACCCCGCTCATTGTCGTGGCCTCGCTCGCCGTCGGCGGGTTGGGCATCATGGCCACGCCACGCGAAGAAGAGCCGCAGATCTCGGTGCCGATGATCGATGTCATCGCGACCATGCCCGGCGCCTCGCCACAGGAGGCGGAGAATCTGCTGGCGCGACCCATGGAACAGCGCATGCTCGAGCTGCCTGGAGTCGATCATGTGTACTCCATGTCGGGCGAAGGCTACGCCATGGTCACGGTGCGCTTCAAAGTGGGGGAGGATCAGGAACGCAGCGTTACGCGGGTGCGGGCCAAGCTGGCCGGCGCGATGGACAAGGCGCCTCCCGGAGTGCTGCCGCCCACCATCAAGGCGCACTCGATCGACGATGTGCCGGTGCTGGCGCTCACCTTGCACGCCAAGACGCTCGATGCGAATGCGCTGCGCCAAATGGCCCTGCATCTGGAAGACGAGATCCGTTCGGTGCCGGAGGTGTCGGAAACCAGCGTCACCGGCGGAGCCCCAAAGCAGATCCGTGTCGTGCTCGATCCCGCGCGACTCGCGGCCGGCGGCGTCACGCCCGGTGAAGTCGCCATGGCGTTGCGTGGCGCGAATGCCCGATTGGCGGCGGGCGAACTCGCCATGCACGACAGTGTCATGCTCATCGCCGTGGGCGCGCCGCTCACGAATGCGCGCGAGGTCGGGAGCGTGGTCGTCTCGGTGCGCGGTGGCGTCCCGGTCTACCTGCGCAGCGTTGCCGACGTGCTCGAGGACTTCGGCGAAACCACGTCGTACGTGACGCATCGCGAAGGCGGCGGGGCCGCCGAGGCCGCGGTCACCATTGCCGTGGCCAAGCGCAAGGGCGCCAACGCCACCGACGTGACTCGGGCCGCGCTGGAGCGGGTGGATCAGGCCAAGGGGCGACTGCTACCGTCGACGGTGAGTCTGTCGGTCACGCGCGACTATGGTGAAACGGCGGGCGAAAAGGCGCAGGAGCTCATCCTGCACCTCATCATCGCCACGCTCAGTGTCACGGTGCTCATCTGGATCTTCCTCGGCTGGCGCGAAGCGCTGGTGGTGCTGGTGGCCGTGCCAGTCACGCTTGCCCTCACGCTGTTCGCGTACTATGCGCTTGGGTACACGCTCAACCGCATCACGCTGTTCGCGCTGATTTTCAGCATCGGTATTCTGGTCGACGATGCCATCGTGGTGGTGGAGAACATCTATCGACACATGCAGATGGGCGATCGTTCGCCCGAAGTGGCAGCGGTCGAGGCCGTTGACGAGGTGGGCAACCCCACCATTCTGGCGACGTTCGCCGTGATCGCGGCCATTCTGCCGATGGCGTTCGTGAGTGGCATGATGGGGCCGTACATGCGTCCCATTCCCATCGGCGCGTCGGTCGCCATGCTGGCGTCGCTGGCCGTCGCGTTCATCGTCACCCCGTACCTGGCCTACCGCCTGCTGCGCGGCCACGTCAGCAACACGCACACCAACGTCACCCATCCGCCCGAAGAGGGCAGCCGAATCGATCGCGTGTACCGGCGGATCATGGAGCCGCTCATGCAGCGGCGCGGACGCCGCCTGGCATTCTACGGCAGCGTGGTGGTCATGCTCGTCGCCAGCATGGGCCTGATGCTGTTCAAGGTCGTGCAGGTGAAGATGCTCCCCTTTGACAACAAGAGTGAGTTCCAGGTGGTGCTGGACCTGCCGGAAGGCACCACGCTGGAGACGTCCAATCTGGCCGCCTCAGAGATTGCCGCTTACCTCAGCACCGTACCGGAAGTGGTCAGCACGCAGGTGTATGCCGGCACGTCGGCGCCGTTCAACTTCAACGGTCTCGTGCGTCACTACTTCATGCGCAGTGGGGCGAACGTCGCTGACGTGCAGGTGAATCTCCTGCCCAAAGGCGAGCGGGATCGGCAAAGCCACACCATTGCCGTGGCCGTTCGCCCGTCAATCGACTCGATCGCGCGCCGCTACAACGCATCCGCCAAGGTGGCGGAGATTCCGCCTGGTCCGCCGGTGCTGTCCACGCTGGTCGCCGAGGTGTACGCCGCCAACGATTCGGCGCGCCTGGCCGCGGCCATGGCGGTGAAGACCGTGTTCGAGCACACGCCGGGTGTGGTGGACGTGGATTGGACCGTGGAGGCGCCGCAAGTCAAGCGCACGTTCCGCGTGGATCGTGTGCGAGCGGCCGAGTCGGGAGCAAGCGTGGAGCAGATCACGCAGACGCTGTACCTCGCGCTATCCGGTGCGCCGGCGGGCGTCGCCGCGTCGAGTACGGCCAAGGAGGCCATCACGATTGTCCCGCGCCTGCCGTTGGATAGACGGTCGAGCGTCGAGGCGCTGTTGGCCATGCCGATTGCAACCATGCAGGGCCCGCAGCCATTGGCGCGCTTCGTGACCGTCGTGGATGGCGTGCGCGACGGGACGCGTATTCGCAAAGACCTGCGTCCATCCATCTACGTGACCGGTGACGTGGCGCGCGAAATTGAAAGCCCGGTGTACGCGATTCTCGAGATGAACCGGCAGCTCGACGCCATTCGCGTGAATGGCGTGGCGATCGCGCGCTACAACGCCGTGCCGCCGGCCACGCTCAGCGAGACCGCCATCAAGTGGGACGGCGAATGGCAGGTGACCATCGAAGTGTTCCGCGACCTCGGGCTGGCCTTTGCCATCGTGTTGGTGCTCATCTATGTGCTGGTGGTGGGCTGGTTCCAGAGCTTCAGCATTCCGCTGGTCATCATGGCGCCCATCCCGTTGACGCTCGTGGGCATCCTGCCGGGGCATGCGATCAGTGGCGCGTTCTTCACCGCCACCAGCATGATCGGCATGATTGCGCTGGCCGGTATCATCGTGCGCAACTCCATCCTGTTGGTGGACTTCATCCAACTGGAAGAGTCCCGCGGACGTGCCTTGGCCGATGCGGTGCTGGAAGCGGGCGCCGTGCGGTTCCGTCCCATTGCCCTCACCGCAGCGGCGGTGGTCGTGGGCGGACTGGTCATGGTCCTCGATCCGATCTTCCAGGGTCTGGCCGTCGCGCTGATCAGCGGGGCCATTGTGGCGACCGCGCTCACGATGGTGGTGGTTCCCCTGCTCTACTGGGAACTGCGTCGACGCTCGGCGCCAGTGGCCCCTTCACACCTTGCCCCTTTGCACCATGTGTAA
- a CDS encoding efflux RND transporter periplasmic adaptor subunit, which yields MIRTSLFRLPLTVAALSVGAFAMGACGGESPPEHTGASNEATTSTRTAGTVLRVQDTVVVSTFDASGVAEPMQQATLSTKLMGTVNAVLVREGDAVYTGQPLVRIDARDLAAKANQVEASIADAEAMQREAATHAARFRALYADSAATRAQYDAAITGLARADAGLRAAKAAASELDAVSSYATVRAPFAGVVTARFADPGTFASPGAPLLTVQDVSTLRITATVGADAVRQLTRGQVLNATVDGNPVVAKVEGIVPAGSGNQFTVNAIVDNRRAAIRTGSSATLFIPIGTRHALLVPLSAIVRDGDLTGVIVRGAQRDERRWIRLGVTIAGRVDVTSGLEAGEDIVIPAASAPAKAGS from the coding sequence ATGATCCGCACTTCGTTGTTTCGTCTTCCCCTCACGGTCGCCGCGCTGTCCGTTGGCGCGTTCGCGATGGGCGCCTGTGGTGGCGAATCGCCGCCCGAGCACACCGGTGCGTCCAATGAGGCGACCACGTCCACGCGCACAGCGGGGACCGTGCTGCGCGTGCAGGATACAGTCGTCGTCTCGACGTTCGATGCATCGGGAGTGGCCGAACCGATGCAACAAGCGACGCTCAGCACGAAACTGATGGGCACCGTGAACGCCGTGCTCGTGCGCGAAGGCGACGCCGTCTACACGGGCCAGCCGCTTGTTCGCATTGACGCGCGTGATCTCGCGGCCAAGGCCAACCAGGTCGAGGCGTCCATTGCCGATGCCGAAGCCATGCAACGCGAGGCCGCCACACATGCCGCGCGCTTTCGCGCCCTGTATGCGGATAGCGCCGCCACGCGCGCGCAGTACGACGCGGCGATCACAGGGTTGGCGCGGGCGGACGCAGGCCTTCGCGCCGCGAAAGCCGCAGCCAGCGAACTCGATGCCGTGAGCAGCTACGCCACGGTCCGCGCGCCATTTGCAGGCGTGGTGACGGCGCGATTCGCGGATCCGGGGACGTTTGCCTCGCCCGGCGCACCGCTGCTCACGGTGCAGGACGTGTCCACACTGCGCATCACCGCCACGGTCGGTGCCGACGCGGTGCGCCAGCTCACGCGTGGACAAGTGCTGAACGCCACCGTCGACGGCAATCCGGTTGTCGCGAAAGTCGAGGGGATCGTGCCTGCCGGCTCCGGCAACCAGTTCACGGTCAATGCAATAGTCGACAACCGCCGTGCCGCCATCCGCACCGGCAGTTCCGCCACGTTGTTCATCCCCATCGGCACCCGGCATGCGCTGCTGGTACCGCTGTCGGCCATCGTGCGTGATGGCGACCTCACGGGCGTCATTGTGCGGGGGGCGCAGCGCGACGAGCGGCGCTGGATTCGACTTGGTGTCACCATCGCTGGGCGCGTCGACGTCACCAGCGGTCTTGAGGCCGGCGAAGACATCGTGATCCCGGCCGCGTCAGCACCGGCAAAGGCCGGGTCCTGA
- a CDS encoding TolC family protein, with protein MRILRSIRRSVGWWAGPGLLGALATAASLNAQAAPTLSLADAMREADRHAFANRIAIANNDAGRAQSRLPLKGILPTARIETGVIRTTDPIGAFGTTLRQRLVTPAAFDPARLNDPAAVTNVQGGLVLELPLLNADAWTGWRAARASAEATGAAGEWTSLTTKTNLVRAYYGATLAHEKSAMLEQAQRAAESAVRQVQAMVNQGLVTKADALQASVRASDVASQLLSARSDALSAAQQVSLLLGRTDGRAVTLPATLPPDAPVRALAEHDTVTVPDASHAPTPMAARADVRAASAGVRAANADRLRAASTLLPRVNSFARYDWNNPTTLYGGRKNWTVGVMASWSLFGGGSELADLAGATAREIGAQVGREAALAQGQLEADAARRGIVVALQQLDLAKGAAEQSREAYRLVDKRYAGGLATIAELLGAESQATGAALAHAAARYTLIDAIATHRRAIGADPAELAFLDTAR; from the coding sequence ATGCGTATCTTACGATCTATTCGCCGATCGGTCGGCTGGTGGGCTGGGCCGGGCCTGCTAGGCGCCCTGGCGACCGCCGCTTCGCTGAACGCCCAGGCGGCCCCCACGCTCTCGCTGGCTGATGCCATGCGCGAAGCCGACCGCCATGCCTTCGCCAACCGGATCGCCATCGCCAACAACGATGCCGGCCGCGCCCAGTCCCGCCTGCCGCTCAAGGGCATCCTGCCCACGGCGCGCATCGAGACGGGCGTCATCCGGACCACGGACCCCATCGGCGCCTTCGGCACCACGCTGCGACAACGCCTCGTCACCCCGGCCGCGTTCGATCCGGCGCGACTTAACGATCCGGCGGCCGTCACCAACGTGCAAGGCGGCCTCGTGCTTGAACTACCGCTGCTCAATGCCGACGCGTGGACCGGGTGGCGCGCGGCCCGCGCGTCGGCTGAGGCCACCGGCGCCGCCGGTGAATGGACGTCCCTGACCACGAAGACCAACCTCGTGCGGGCCTACTACGGCGCCACTCTGGCACACGAAAAGAGCGCGATGCTGGAACAGGCGCAGCGTGCCGCCGAATCGGCCGTGCGCCAGGTGCAGGCCATGGTGAATCAGGGACTGGTCACGAAGGCCGATGCGCTGCAGGCCAGCGTACGCGCGTCAGACGTGGCATCGCAACTGTTGTCGGCGCGCAGCGACGCGCTCAGTGCCGCGCAGCAGGTGAGCCTGCTGCTGGGGCGCACCGACGGCCGCGCCGTCACCCTGCCGGCGACGCTGCCGCCTGACGCGCCGGTTCGCGCACTCGCCGAACATGATACCGTGACGGTGCCCGACGCATCACACGCGCCAACGCCAATGGCCGCCCGTGCCGATGTGCGCGCCGCCAGCGCCGGCGTCCGTGCCGCGAACGCGGATCGACTGCGCGCCGCCAGCACGCTGCTGCCACGCGTCAATAGTTTCGCGCGCTACGATTGGAATAACCCGACCACGCTGTACGGCGGACGCAAGAACTGGACGGTCGGTGTCATGGCCTCGTGGTCGCTGTTTGGCGGAGGCAGTGAACTGGCCGATCTCGCCGGCGCCACGGCGCGCGAGATTGGCGCCCAAGTCGGTCGCGAAGCGGCGCTGGCACAGGGACAGCTTGAGGCCGATGCTGCACGTCGCGGCATCGTGGTCGCCCTGCAGCAACTCGACCTCGCCAAGGGCGCCGCCGAGCAGAGTCGAGAAGCCTATCGGCTCGTGGACAAGCGATACGCCGGTGGATTGGCCACCATCGCCGAGTTGCTCGGCGCCGAATCGCAGGCCACCGGGGCCGCGCTGGCCCACGCGGCTGCTCGCTACACCCTGATTGACGCCATCGCCACTCACCGTCGAGCCATCGGTGCCGACCCGGCCGAACTCGCCTTTCTGGATACCGCCCGATGA
- a CDS encoding DHA2 family efflux MFS transporter permease subunit — MTLTSLSDTPAARALAAANFVRRYRWLILLGLITAAIMEVLDTTIVNVALPQMAGNLNATQEEIGWVSTGYILANVIFLPMTAFFASRFGRQRYLTASIILFIIASFLCGTSTSLTELVFWRVLQGAGGAALLSTAQATLRQIFPQEEQGMVQAVFLLGVIVAPTLGPTLGGWITDNYTWNWCFFINVPIGIASAFLVTTFLRDPPDQQAHTGRVDWPGIGLLTVGIGSLQYVLEEGNAKDWFDDARILRLAMLAAVSLGTLIWWELHPRNAHPVVNFRVLRNKTLSAALFLFVALGFGLYGGVFLFPLFAQGILHFTPTETGLVMMPGGLATAASALMCGMLLNGKNPKADPRVLILFGVVLFAVSMWIMGHLTTAAGESDVRMALLVRGVGLGLLFVPINNVAYASIKPQDAQQASGLINLSRQLGGAFGIAVLLNQLSKQTQLHRVDLVSSIATGNALADDRMRLLTAGFMARGMDAFAARQSALGVLNAQVQQQATMLGFNDAWMFILVVFVMVAPFILLLGRPNRRASAPAVDAH; from the coding sequence GTGACCCTGACCAGCCTGTCCGACACCCCCGCCGCGCGCGCGCTGGCGGCTGCGAACTTCGTGCGTCGCTACCGCTGGCTGATTTTGCTGGGCCTGATCACGGCCGCCATCATGGAGGTGCTCGATACTACCATCGTGAATGTGGCGCTGCCGCAGATGGCCGGGAACCTCAACGCCACCCAGGAAGAGATCGGCTGGGTGTCGACCGGGTACATCCTGGCCAACGTGATCTTCCTGCCCATGACCGCGTTTTTCGCCTCACGCTTCGGGCGACAGCGATATCTCACGGCATCGATCATTTTGTTCATCATCGCCTCGTTCCTCTGCGGCACGTCGACGTCTCTGACGGAACTGGTCTTCTGGCGAGTGTTGCAGGGCGCTGGCGGCGCGGCGTTGCTCTCCACGGCACAGGCCACGCTGCGCCAGATCTTTCCGCAGGAAGAGCAAGGCATGGTGCAGGCGGTATTCCTGCTGGGCGTGATCGTCGCACCGACGCTGGGCCCCACCCTGGGCGGCTGGATCACCGACAACTACACCTGGAACTGGTGCTTCTTCATCAACGTGCCCATCGGCATCGCCTCGGCGTTCCTCGTCACCACCTTCCTGCGCGATCCGCCGGATCAACAGGCGCACACGGGACGCGTCGACTGGCCCGGCATCGGCCTTCTGACGGTGGGCATTGGCAGCCTGCAGTACGTGCTGGAAGAGGGCAACGCCAAGGACTGGTTTGACGACGCACGCATTCTGCGACTGGCGATGCTGGCCGCGGTGTCGCTGGGGACCTTGATCTGGTGGGAGCTGCACCCCAGGAACGCGCACCCGGTGGTGAACTTTCGCGTGCTGCGCAACAAGACGCTCTCGGCGGCACTCTTCCTGTTCGTCGCGCTGGGATTCGGCCTGTATGGGGGCGTGTTTCTCTTTCCACTGTTCGCCCAAGGGATCTTGCACTTCACCCCCACGGAAACGGGGCTGGTCATGATGCCCGGCGGGCTCGCCACTGCCGCCAGTGCGCTCATGTGCGGCATGCTGCTCAATGGCAAGAATCCCAAAGCCGACCCGCGGGTGCTGATACTCTTCGGCGTCGTGCTGTTCGCCGTGTCCATGTGGATCATGGGCCATCTCACCACCGCAGCTGGCGAATCGGACGTGCGAATGGCACTGCTGGTGCGCGGCGTCGGACTCGGGCTGCTGTTCGTGCCGATCAACAATGTCGCCTACGCCAGCATCAAGCCGCAGGACGCGCAGCAGGCATCGGGGCTCATCAATCTCTCGCGACAACTGGGCGGCGCGTTCGGCATTGCAGTGCTGCTCAATCAATTGTCGAAACAGACGCAGCTGCACCGTGTCGATCTCGTGTCATCCATCGCCACCGGCAATGCCCTTGCCGATGATCGGATGCGGCTGCTCACGGCTGGCTTCATGGCACGTGGGATGGATGCGTTCGCAGCCCGCCAGTCGGCCTTGGGCGTGCTCAATGCGCAAGTCCAGCAACAGGCCACCATGCTGGGCTTCAACGATGCCTGGATGTTCATTCTGGTCGTGTTCGTGATGGTGGCCCCGTTCATACTGCTGTTGGGTCGTCCGAATCGGCGCGCGTCGGCACCCGCCGTCGACGCGCACTAG